The uncultured Ilyobacter sp. genome has a segment encoding these proteins:
- a CDS encoding iron-containing alcohol dehydrogenase — protein MNFIFDIPATVFFGDNKIIETGKLLKGFGTTKTMIVCDQAMLDLGFVDKVVSYLEEENIEYVIFDSVMPNPTDLLVHEGAKIAEEKKIDSFVAIGGGSVIDSAKAINILLTNKGKIADYEGINKVIIPTLPLIMIPTTSGTASEVTSVSVVTDTKHHKKMVIAGQFVGGNIALCDPALTMKLPKSITASTGMDALTHAIEAYVSKWSSPVTDALALKSIKLIMESLEEAVTESSKTSREKMMLGSVTAGMSFNSALLGLVHSLAHPLSAHYGIAHGVANAIFLPYVVEYNIETFGDKLKPLAESMGIQIYGLDEKTLADSVVNKLLYLSKTINIPKLKSLNVPKEDFKMLAEEALVELSTMTNPKETNVNDLIKLLEKAYLR, from the coding sequence ATGAATTTTATTTTTGATATACCGGCAACCGTATTTTTTGGAGACAACAAAATAATAGAGACTGGTAAGTTATTAAAAGGTTTTGGTACAACTAAAACGATGATTGTTTGTGATCAAGCTATGTTAGATTTAGGGTTTGTAGATAAAGTTGTCAGTTATCTTGAAGAAGAAAATATAGAATATGTTATTTTTGATTCAGTCATGCCAAATCCCACAGATTTATTGGTACATGAAGGTGCTAAGATTGCTGAAGAAAAAAAAATTGATTCTTTCGTTGCAATTGGTGGTGGAAGTGTTATAGATAGTGCAAAAGCAATTAATATTTTATTGACCAATAAAGGCAAAATAGCTGATTACGAAGGAATCAATAAAGTTATAATACCGACATTACCACTGATTATGATTCCAACAACATCAGGGACTGCCAGTGAGGTGACCTCTGTGAGTGTTGTAACAGATACAAAACACCATAAAAAAATGGTTATTGCCGGCCAATTTGTCGGTGGAAATATTGCTTTATGTGATCCTGCTTTAACTATGAAACTACCTAAAAGCATAACTGCTTCTACAGGTATGGATGCATTAACCCATGCAATAGAAGCCTATGTTTCCAAGTGGTCCTCACCTGTAACAGATGCATTGGCATTAAAATCAATTAAATTGATCATGGAGAGCCTTGAAGAAGCTGTTACTGAAAGTAGTAAAACATCCAGAGAAAAAATGATGTTAGGAAGTGTCACAGCTGGGATGTCTTTTAACTCTGCATTATTAGGTTTGGTGCATTCTTTGGCTCACCCGCTAAGTGCCCATTATGGCATTGCTCACGGCGTAGCCAATGCTATTTTTCTGCCTTATGTAGTCGAGTATAATATTGAAACATTCGGAGATAAACTTAAGCCATTGGCTGAATCGATGGGGATTCAAATTTATGGTCTTGATGAGAAAACACTGGCTGACTCAGTGGTGAATAAGCTGTTATACTTATCAAAGACCATAAATATTCCGAAGCTTAAATCATTAAATGTTCCAAAAGAAGATTTTAAAATGCTTGCAGAAGAAGCATTAGTTGAACTTAGTACAATGACTAATCCTAAAGAAACAAATGTTAATGATTTAATTAAGTTACTTGAAAAAGCATACTTGAGATAA